Genomic segment of Dromiciops gliroides isolate mDroGli1 chromosome 3, mDroGli1.pri, whole genome shotgun sequence:
ATTTAATTTGGATCTTTTATAGCGACAGCATAAACTAATATATTCTAAGGAAGTTAAATTGCCTGTGACTGTTCAGACAACACACTGGATGAATCTCAAGTGTCACCCCTCTAGGAGTCAAAAGTCATGAAATACATATATGGGAgggaaaacagaagaggaaatggcccAAGATATTTTGGAAGCAGCATAcagattattatttttcagtataTCCTCATGATTACTTTTTACATGCTACCAAAATCTGGATACACATAATAAAGAACCAAAATATAATATCAATCTCAACAGACAGATATGCATATTACATCTCatcatgttttatatatttacattctTATTACTTTATTCCAATTCATTGCAAAAGTTTTTAATgtgctagtttttttttaatttattaatgccttttgcTTTCTTAAAACCCAAAGATTTTCTCATATACAATACATCCTTTGGAAGCATCCCTTGTGAgaaagagggtggggaggagtgaAAACAGCTAATAAAGGGACCTTCTCAGCCCAGATTTTGTAACATTCTACATTCTTATTACCCTTGTCTTACTTCTTTGTGGAAGAGGAAtgtctgtttcatcatctatctctgaaataaatattaatgattAAATTTAAATTGAGTTCAACTTCTTTCCCAGGTTGTAATGTGTATTGTTTTAGTCCTTATACATATGAATCACttgcttttgttatctttgctcttgtaaagcctaaaattctagctgtgatatttaaaatataatgtgtggTTTTgactttttatcttcttctgaaggtgtattttgatcttccatgTAACCAAAAAAACTTTCTACCgtctacatttttttctgtctgttcatattgCTAGCCtctatcttgacttttaactcctttttttggaGTTAAACTTTTTATTGAAtgattcaaaaaaaatttaatcaaacagaccaaagcccatgtcatcatcagactccttggattcttctctttttgcttcctctttcttcttctcctcagctggggcagctaTGCTAGCAGGAGCAGCACCTCCAGAAGGGGCATCATCACCAGGTGCTAGGGCAGTTCCACCAGCTCCTACATTGCAGATAAGACTTGCAATGTTTACATTGTTTAAGGGCTTTGCTAATAAGCCAGGCCAGAACAGGTCAACATTTACACCTCTTGCTTTAATGGGGACATTAGTTTTTTCCTCTGTGACTGTAACCTTATCATCATGAAGGATGACAGCAGAGCAGAGGCAAGTAAGCTCAGAGACAGCCATTTTGGGAGatgagtgaggagagacttgtttGTAGTGGTGCTAGTTGGGCTGAATTGAGGATTCACCCCAACATGGCCTTAGCTTCCTGAAGAACTGAGCACCTTACAGACAAGTGAAAAGAAaacttaactccttcttaaagtgcatcactgcttccaggatgtactgtcccaagcttctgggggtcccaggtggtatgctTTAATGAGAGGCAGGTTCTCTATGTATCTGGCCTGTGCTGGGGTCTGTAAATAGCTCCAggtttgcttgctctttaacctgggaacaatATTCTCTTTCACTATGGTTGAAAGCTCTGGGTGAACCTTTGTCCCTTCCACACGTGGACCTCCACTGAAGAATATTTCCTAGTTCCCAGCATGGGCAAGACTACTGAGATCTACAGCAGAGCAAGCAGAGCCCCCTCTTATCTCTCACCTGCCAAATGCCCAGCCCTTTCACCAAACTGTGACTTTAGTTTCTTCAGAGGTTCAGGAGGACTCTTTCTCTGGCGAGGCTTGCTTTGGGCTGGATCTATGTCTGAGTGGCCATAGGGcttggctccactcccaccccaggaCAGCAAATCTTTCCTACTGAACTTCTaggctgtctttggctggaaaataatctcacctcATCcatttgtgggttctgttgctccaggaattgtcttatgtcattattttgAGCTTTTTGCCATGATTGTGTGGGGAGTTACAAGAGGTTACTCCATTTCCTCTGTCATCTTAGCTCCACCcataattctctctctttttttttttttagtgaggcaattggggttaagtgacttgcccagggtcacacagcaagtaagtgttaagtgtctgaggtcggatttgaactcaggtactcctgactccagggccggtgctctatccactgcgccacctagctgcccccataattctCTTTTAAATGAATTCTCTTCAGTggttttttgtgtctcttttaccatttggcttattcattcattaaaagtGTTAGTTTCTTCTGGTAACACTTGCTTCttttgataattttgtttccacctctcttttaaaaaaccaacaaaaccaaacaatcatttttgagttcttccataaATTATTCTGGGACTTGAGAccagttcaaatttttttttttttttttgcggggcaatgggggttaggtgacttgcccagggtcacacagctcgtaagtgttaagtgtctgaggccagatttgaactcaggtactcctgaatccagggccggtgttttaaccactgcaccatctagctgcccccagttcacaTTTTTAATTGAAGCTTTGTATGTAGCTGTTTGtaacattgttgtcctcttctgaatttgttttttgatcttctctgtttccataggaacaatttttttttgatatttttttccttttctagccaatttcttgacttttaactttatattaaggTGGATCTCTCCTCCCAGGTAGATGGAGCACTCTTCTAAGCTTCAGGATTTTATTCtgttgttttcaaagctagttctgggagtctgaaaattttcagttcttctgaGTTGGTATGATTAAAAGAAATTTTGATCACTGTTCTATTGGCCTGTGAGCAAACAAAAGTACTGTTTTCTGCCCTGGTGCTATGATCAGAGTCCCTGCTCCCTTGCTGCCAGGAACTCTAATATGTTAATGCTCCCCCTCTCATGGAATTGAAATCCAGAAGCAAGCATAGGTAATGCCACAGAATCCTGCAACCAGTGTCAACAATGGGCCCCACTTAATCTTCTTCTCTATAGCTGTCTGACTCCCTTATCATCTGTGGGCTAAGAGCTTCAGAAATCAGTGCTGCAGATTTAGTTACCCCCAAGACCTGCTACTGGTTTATCCTTAGTATTGCATACTACTGGATGCCTGGTTCAGGTACCCAAGGCCATGCTATTGGCTTGTGCAAGGGCTTGAGGCCTCACTGTTGTATGGCATACACTGGATGTAACCCCTCTGTAATCCTAGTGAGACAGGCATTACTTGATGATCTTCTAGATTGTTTTGGGCAGGAATATTGATTCAATTtatccttttatttgttttgcctCTCCAAAATATTTTGAGGGATTATGTTAAAGTTCTTTGGAAGCCAATTTAGAAATAGCAGGTAAATCCCTACATTTATTCTGACATTTTACCAGTAAATCTGACAGGTAACTATATTTATGGTCCCTTTATTTATGCATTATATCacactttatgtgtaaattacTCAACCcatttgaactttattttagtataagatgtgaGATGTTTTATATGCCTTCTTTCTACcaaactgatttccagtttttcccATAAACTTTTGATAGATAGTGAAAAACTGCCTTCAAAGATTTTATCTTTAtacttatcaaacactagatcacTATAATCACTTAGTATCATTTGTTGTATAAATAATCTAGTCCACTGATCCATAACTCTAATTTTTAGCTAATAGCAGAGGGTTTTTTTTGATGATTACAACTCTGTAACATAATTTAAAATCTGGTTGTATTTGGCTagcctcctatttttttttattgactccctagatattcttgaccttttgtcttTCTAGataaattctgttattttttttaaactctattaaaaaaaaacaacaaaacttctaTGGCAATTTGGTATGGcaccaaataaataagtaatttcAGTcaaattgtcattgttattaaaTTGGTTTAAACCAACCATGAACAACcaatgtttatttaattatttagatTTGTCTTTAGTCATGCATATTCATATAGtctctgggtttgttttggcatgTAGactttcaaatgttttattttgtctgcagctattttaaatggaatttctctttctacctcttgctgcaGGACTCTGTTGGATGTGTTGTAGGGGCCAAAtataatatggggagagttaattggatggcttgccataatattggggttcagaaaataatgagggacctctaggttcaaagtttcCTTCACTCTGAACAGCCTTTCTTacttatttctcccaggtcaataagaaaggagcttaacagcctcttttccaaaaacaaatcaggtttttattaaaagtcaaggacaagggaatagagaaagaggaaaatggataatctctttgactctagcaaaggctgtctcaaaacccaaactctcAGCTCAGCTAactcaaagagctggattttattaactcaacaccaggggtctgtaatttctatggacATGAGCTGTTTAGCCTGTTCCAACAGCTCCTCCAAAGCCAGAGAGATAGTGAGGGAGAGTGAGCCATTTCCTGTTTGGGGTCCCgtcttctacctttttctccctcccccaaaggggaggtccttcaaattatgtggctgagactggttccctgttgatgactcAGTCCACAGGCTCTGAGggcactccttctcagggttcgCCAAGTttagactaggtttaacagggccagccaggtgtggcaaaaatctaatcatctttaagtgggtgcttagtagtttctcattcacaacCAATTCAAACACTAAAATGCCAATCAAGTCGGACACCTGGGcacctgccaaattccattattttaccacaatacatctatacacacatgtattaaatatacacacttacatatagttacatatatgtgtgtgtatatgtatgtatatgtgtatatttgtatatgtgtgtatatttatttatatatatgtatacatacatacatatatatatatatatatatatatatatatatatatatatatatatatatatatatatataattattaccatattgaataatagtggtgataattgaCATTCTTTCTTCaaccctgatcttactgggaggTTTCTAGCTTATACCGAATTACAGAAAATTCTTGCTCTTGATTTTAGTTATATACTACTTGCCATTTTAAGAAAAACGCCATTTATTTCTGTGCTTTCTAatatgtgtgttgttgttgtttttttggggggtaatgacaattaactgacttgtccagggtcacccagctagtaagtgtcaagtgtctgaatctggatttgaactcaggtcctcctgaatccagggctggtactttatccactgcaccacctagctgccatgtagtgtttttaatagaaatagatattttatattgtccaaaGCTTTCTCTTTTCATCTATCGCTAAAGACATATgattttttgctatttttgttataatttttggTCAATTATGtgtatagttttcttaatattgagcAAGCTCTGAACTTCTAGTACAAAGCCCACTTGGTTATAATGCAGGATTTTTGTAATATGTTGCTATAATCTTCTTGTTAGCATATAATTTAATTGTttgaattaatattcattagtgatattgGCCTATTGATTTCATTCTGCCCTTTTCTTTAGCTCTAGGGTTCATGTATCAAAGCCAAAactgttttagaaaaaaatttgatAAGACTACTTctttaactattaaaaaaaatagtttaaataatATTGCGGTTACTTGATCCTTAATTGTTTAGTATAtgagaattggaattgcaccccctgctgggaaggcTATTGTAGGgaggctctgccatgaggagaaagcatgtaatTTGGAGACCATATGACTTTAGCAttcagaagttacatctatagaactacctgtgggacttgtcGATCAGAACTTGGAGctctctgtgtgtgtggacagccctgtttccagttGAAGAGGAGGATTTTGGGAGGAGCGAGCAAGGTCTTTTTCACCCCAGACCTTGGCTTGGCTGAAGCAGAGATGCTGGCTTccttaaatagatagatgaaggcaccttggcctctttctctcttatcaCTATATtctaatgcaccttaataaaatgcttaaaagtctaaactcttgctaaagcttccaatttaaggtgaccactcagattttagacattctagctagaattttagccccttacaagtaTAATGCATATGTGAATCCATCTGGTGCTGGGAATTTGTTTCTAGGTAACTCATTAATGGTttattggatttctttttctaatataggttttttgtaaagaaaaaaatattttctctcttgaTAACTGGAcagtttttattttgtaaatacttatccATTTTGTTTGGATTGTCAGTTccattggcatataattggtcaAAATAGCTCTtgagaattgctttaatttcctcttcatttggtGGTGAATTCATACTTTTCACTTtcaacaataattataattttgttttcttctttttttagtacAATTTATCAATAGtgtcatttatttttacttacaACATTATTAAAATTTCCTTTGGGTTTTCCACTATGTTATTAGTTTGGAGgtttttaatttgtacttttcccattttttaatttgcatgtccAGTTCATTGGACTATTCTTTCTCTATTATTAATtaatggcaaagatactggaggggcaggtcatttcctcctccagttcatttattcatttatttatttattcattcatttatttgtttatttgtttatttatttatttatttatttgtttgtttgtttgtttgtttgtttgtttgtttgtttgtttgtttgtttgtttattttaatgtatgaggaactgaggcaaatggggttaagtaacttgcccaggttcatacaactagtaagcatctgaggtcaaatttgaactctggtcttcctcactccaggcctagcattccattcactgtgtaacctagctgtatatatgtatgtatatgtatgtatatctatatctggcTAGCTTattgcatgcatgcattcatgtatACAAATgcacttgtgtgtatgtatgacatactcatatatacatgtatgcatatatgtatatatgcaaatgcaCATATGCACACTCAACTCTGTAATGATTAGAaggatgccacctgctggagacttactgtaggaaagctccaccatgaggagaaggcctctgagggcaagaccatgaagcttttcttttgtgtcaggaagtaacgttggcttgggggaggaagagggggtgaggctggggcTCTCGCGCTCTTTTGTCAGGgctctcatggagagcagagcaggagaactgtagctccctgagatagacagatgaatctaggcctttctctcttcaccaatttcttattctccttaataaatgcttaaaagtctaactcttgctaaagcttatactttattggcaaccattcattagatattttagccagactagctagaattttagccccttacaactcTTTAATGTTTGTCTCCAAGACAACCAAAGCCATATTTCCCTTTTTGTGTACTTTGATAAGAACAAATGGCTATTATAATTAGTGTCATCTGTCATGGTTATAAGAATTTGTTTCATTATGTGATGTCCCAAAATTCTCAGTGCAGTTTAAAgttttagtagcttaaaactaCAAGTCTTTTGGGATATTCTATAGAGCAATATTGTTATTACAGAAATATGGCtattatagatatttatataaagCAGTTACCATtaatacctcagaaatcagcacaTGCCAAAAATCAGagcttcattttttgttgttgttcttgataACCTAGGGTTAAAAAAGTGGTGGAGAAAGTggggtaagctaggtggcacaatggagaaagcactggccctggattcaggaggacctgagttcaaatccgggctcagacacacttgctagctgtgtgaccctgggcaagtcacttaaccctcattgccctgcccaaaaaaaaattggtagaGAAAATGCTTATATGTAGATTAACCTTAAGATATATTGTGCATATATTTTATGGATcaggtttttaaatatttatgggTACACACCTGCATAGTTATGGCAAATCTAAGATAATGcagatgtatatatacaaatgcctgtatacatacatatatactacatgtacatacatatatgttccTTCTTCAAAATCATAAGAGATGATTTGGAAATGGACAAGTAGAAAGGTATGTGACAGAGTGTGCTTTCCCTCAAGTAGCAGGGGTAATGAAAACAAATCAGATAGAAAGAATGGGTAGCATACCCTTCCCCTGCCTTAAATCAACTTTATTATGTGTTTTAAATATCTACTAATTGCCCTTAcctatttaatattatttctcaaATTTTCACAGTTCTTATATTGTCTGATGTCACTTTCTTTGCAGCATTAGGGCTGAGGAGAGTTCTGGGAGCCACATAAGAGAGAGTGACTTTTTCTATTTTAGGATTAGGAGTTTTACCCTTTACCTActcttagacttttttttttctaaatgataaCCTATATAGAAGTCGTTTCATAACTATACTTCCAAAAGTGGAATTAATTACTACAAATACATACCATATTGTATTAATCTTCCCCCACATGTGAGCTTAAGTATCTGTCtatttcatatacacacatgaacactAACATACaattttgtgtgtatgcatgtccatgtgtatgtataggtataggtatatatgcgcatgaatatgtatatataaatacacatatacacacatgcagaaTATCTGAAGTAATTAAGTAGCCAGGCGACCCTTTGGATAGTGCTAAACCTGAAGTCTGGAATAataagagttcaaatttggtctcagaaatTAACTAGGtgtatgacctcagacaaatcatttaacctctctctgaatctattttcttacctgtaaaatgggcataataatagcacaaaCCTCCCAAGGTTACTGTAAGGGAAAAATGATAGTTATAAAATTCTTTgtatggggcagttagatggcacattggataaagcactggccctggattcagaaggacctgagttcaaatcaagcttcagacacttgatacttactagctgtgtgtcactgggcaagtcacttaaccctcattgccctcccccccaaatcttTCTAAACCTTGAAACTATATAAATGCCTGCTACTTCTGCTGTTATTAATATTGTTAGAGAGTAAACCCCAAAGCCAGAAACCTTGGCCTCAAACATAGTGGCTAAATGTTTTAGCAAGTGTTTTAGGCAACTCTACAGCATTAAGTTTAAGTGAAAACCtgtattgattgttttttttttttttaacctgggaaTTCCCTTTACCATTGAAATCAGAGATATGTTCTCTAtgtcctatatatacatacacatgcaattGAAATTTAAAAGCAATTAACAGGAAAAATGACGCCTCATTCATTAAATGTGACAGATATTGAGGGAAAGATCTCCCAAGGGTACTAAATGAATTGTAACTTCAAACAGAGATCAGGAGGCAATAAGGTCAAAGCTGACAATTTCTAGTAATTTAGTTAAGAAGTGTCATTTAAAGAGTATCTGACTTCCTGTTAGGGGCTTGTCTATGAGTGCACCTGATACAAATAGAATGTACATTTTGTTATGTCTCATGCAAACTAGCAATTGTTTgagccattattattcccatgaaCTGCCCCAGAGGCTACCTTTTTTTAATATGGGTTCCTGCAGTGTGACTGTTCACTGCTCAGTTGCCACCATTCTACAGCTATTTTATGTGAAAAACCCTTAGTGAGTTAAGCAGTGCAATACCATTGTTCTTAGAGTATTTTATTATgacagaacaaatgaaaaaaaatgaaacaattataaGAAATAAATCAGCACTTTAATGGCATTTCAATACACTATTGGGATGTAATAGATTAATCTATTCTATTAATCAGTATTAAGCCTATAAATCTTTTAGAAGAAAGTTCTACAAGCTTGACCTTTTCTTTTCAGATTTCCTGGAATTCCTCAGTTATAATTCTCAAACACATAATCTAAGCTATTAGAAAAGACAAAGGGCTTTTATCCCAGTTATTTTAGAGAAAAAGTTAAGGCATTTTAATCATTTATAGCATATGATCCATTATATATTTCTACAATCTCTGGGAGCCATGATTATGTAATATTATATGACTCCTATTTTAACTTAAATCATATCTGAAATTCAGGAAAAGATACTACTGTttaatacataatatatgcaaATTCTAAGCATCAGATATAGTAACAATCTCTATAATGAAAAATTTTGTTCACTGTTTgataatagaatattttaaatcatCTACACAATTGATAGTAactaaatttaaaacaataatatttcCATTTGTCTTAATATCATGACATTATTATGAACCAGACATAGGTGAAACTAAAATTCAGGATATGCCAATTTCAAGGCAAGaatgtttaaaaagtaaatgCCAACTGAATAGTTGCTATGGAGCAGTCTAACaggcaggaaaaagaaaacaagtctgGCCCTGACAACTGTTTCTATTATTTGAGGACTAATCTAGCTAGGTATAGAGAGGTTCATTATTAGAACTTTGACAATCagttgataatttttttaatatttcatactTATGCAAACTAGGGATTATGCAGTGATAATGACAGTAGCATGGAAGAGAAAGTATTAAGGGTTGCTATTATTTCAAGGTTCTTATATAGTTTTTAAATGTTACCTTTTGCTACTTTTAATGTATTATTTGTCTAATTGTCAATGATACTGTTCTGGAGAAAATGAAcccaatataaaaataaaatcagaagttAGAGAAATTCTAACTAAATAGAGTGACAATTAACTGGTTCAccccagaaaggaaaaataaaaataaagaaaatggaagtt
This window contains:
- the LOC122747750 gene encoding 60S acidic ribosomal protein P1-like, which translates into the protein MAVSELTCLCSAVILHDDKVTVTEEKTNVPIKARGVNVDLFWPGLLAKPLNNVNIASLICNVGAGGTALAPGDDAPSGGAAPASIAAPAEEKKKEEAKREESKESDDDMGFGLFD